In Deinococcus fonticola, a single window of DNA contains:
- a CDS encoding site-2 protease family protein — MNNLPGLLGLLFENPLLFVIVAGVLLLSLTFHEFAHAYTAYKLGDPTPKQMDRVNLNPLKHLDPLGTIMLLVAGFGFAKPVPINPYRVGRWGMFWAVAAGPLSNLLIALVCGLIMKVLPREVLVETNVAGQAQLSFVGLALITILGTNIVLAVFNLIPIPPLDGSRLLGALVPPLKRAFDQFEANPSSFLISMFLVFFVLRQPIGNMLSAVQNWAFSLVF; from the coding sequence GCTGTTCGAAAATCCATTGCTGTTCGTCATCGTGGCCGGGGTGCTGCTGCTCTCGCTGACCTTCCACGAGTTCGCGCACGCCTACACCGCCTACAAACTGGGCGACCCGACGCCCAAACAGATGGATCGCGTCAACCTGAATCCCCTCAAGCACCTCGACCCCCTCGGCACCATCATGCTGCTGGTGGCCGGGTTCGGGTTCGCCAAGCCGGTGCCCATCAACCCTTACCGGGTGGGCCGCTGGGGGATGTTCTGGGCGGTGGCGGCCGGCCCCCTGAGCAACCTCCTGATCGCGCTGGTGTGCGGCCTGATCATGAAAGTTCTGCCGCGAGAAGTGCTGGTGGAAACGAACGTGGCGGGGCAAGCGCAACTGAGTTTCGTGGGCCTGGCCCTGATCACCATTCTGGGCACCAACATTGTCCTGGCGGTGTTCAACCTGATTCCTATTCCGCCGCTGGACGGCAGCCGCCTGCTGGGCGCCTTGGTGCCGCCGCTCAAGCGCGCCTTCGACCAGTTTGAAGCCAACCCCTCCAGTTTCCTGATTTCCATGTTCCTGGTGTTTTTCGTGCTGCGCCAACCCATCGGGAACATGCTGAGCGCCGTGCAAAACTGGGCGTTCAGCCTGGTGTTCTGA